A genomic stretch from Strongyloides ratti genome assembly S_ratti_ED321, chromosome : 1 includes:
- a CDS encoding HtrL protein family-containing protein — protein MNKITRNLIILSIIIIILLSFIAFIKHAFWTNDNGHISNFKIPIIRVSPFDDKISTSFTETEIKPRTNVTLVTALLEIGRSNWTFYGRPLDRYQEYFSVLLQLDMDMIIYVTLEHYEIVKNVRTSIGLWDKTKVFIITLKDLPLFKYLNKMRQIIDNERKDGGWKKNWDIVMKRHPESSSAEYDLVVNSKPYFLYNATIENPFNSSLFVWLDAGYCHGEKACFPKYFKWYPTIMKGKISMIKLTPDNDKIEDYTIDKLYRKDWAGISGGFIGGDLISLKKFYYYHFQKILELLYKNYVDDDQTVILLLIKEMPNLFNLEYGDWFDAFKLF, from the exons atgaataaaattacaagaaatttaattatactttcaataataataataatacttttgtCTTTCATTGCATTTATTAAACATGCATTTTGGACGAATGATAATGGACACATATCAAACTTTAAAATACCTATTATACGTGTAAGTCCATTTGATGATAAa aTTTCAACATCTTTCACTGAAACTGAAATAAAACCAAGAACAAATGTAACATTAGTAACAGCATTACTAGAGATTGGTCGAAGTAACTGGACATTTTATGGAAGGCCTTTAGATAGATATCAAGAATATTTTAGTGTTTTACTTCAATTAGATATGGATATGATAATTTATGTAACATTAGAACATTatgaaattgttaaaaatgttaGAACAAGTATAGGATTATGGGATAaaacaaaagtttttattataacattaaaagatttacctttatttaaatatttaaataaaatgaggcaaattattgataatgaaAGAAAAGATGGTggttggaaaaaaaattgggATATAGTTATGAAAAGGCATCCAGAGTCATCATCAGCTGAGTATGATTTAGTTGTCAATTCAAaaccatattttttatataatgctACCATTGAAAATCCTTTTAATAGTTCATTATTTGTTTGGTTAGATGCAGGATATTGTCATGGAGAAAAGGCATGTTttccaaaatattttaaatggtaTCCAACAATAATGAAAGGAAAAATatcaatgataaaattaactccagataatgataaaatagaAGATTATacaattgataaattatatcGTAAAGATTGGGCTGGTATAAGTGGTGGATTTATTGGTGGAGATTTAATAtctcttaaaaaattttattactatcattttcaaaaaatattagaattattatataaaaattatgttgaTGATGATCAAACAGTTATACTATTACTTATCAAAGAAATgccaaatttatttaatttagaGTATGGTGATTGGTTTGATgcttttaaacttttttaa
- a CDS encoding Insulin-like domain-containing protein, protein MTYVNSKRYCGNDLTKFISMACGFAGEKTPCLKDNANDVLNNICCKKGCTLNDVKKECCWTKSCLDRCYPGKRYNNGETVIEKLCGNKLQQYMIKACAFANEPKPCMIGDIEKMKNDCCNNGCNMNKIYLYCCFTNQCLKQCYPSKNYTNNEIY, encoded by the exons ATGACATATGTTAACTCAAAACGTTATTGTGGTAAtgatttaacaaaatttatctCAATGGCATGTGGTTTTGCTGGTGAAAAAACACCTTGTTTAAAAGATAATGCTAATGATGTGCTAAACAACATATGCTGTAAGAAGGGTTGTACTCTTAATGATGTTAAGAAAGAATGTTGTTGGACAAAATCATGTTTGGATCGTTGTTATCCTggtaaaagatataataatgGTGAA ACTGTCATTGAAAAATTGTGTGGTAATAAGTTACAACAATATATGATTAAAGCATGTGCATTTGCTAATGAACCAAAACCATGTATGATTGGtgatatagaaaaaatgaaaaatgatTGTTGTAATAATGGATgtaatatgaataaaatcTATTTATATTGTTGTTTTACTAATCAATGTTTAAAACAATGTTATCcaagtaaaaattatacaaataatgaaatatacTAA
- a CDS encoding Gamma-aminobutyric acid A receptor/Glycine receptor alpha family and Neurotransmitter-gated ion-channel transmembrane domain and Neurotransmitter-gated ion-channel family and Neurotransmitter-gated ion-channel ligand-binding domain-containing protein, with protein MITNSLNLTSVLTNNYTRNKLTNQNSNSLKKLISKPKPKLISNATTVTQLLNSLLKNYNKHLHPKYGSFKKTRIHIDIFVRTMGPISEMTDNYEFNCYFRQTWKDKRLKFSNLQYKTLSLASSMLDKIWIPKTVFWNGQNSYLHTMTTPNRLVRLSSDGSILYSSRLTIKAKCYMSLYRFPLDRQVCKLIIGSYAYNTSEMIYKWKKNDETRGVEFDVVALKELPQFELTGFKLFNNSITKDNSNFSILEVQFFFTRHFGYYIINYYIPCSLIVLLLWVALWINREATGDRIALGATSFLTMTLISLDYKSDSPRVSFPTGLDIFITLCYGAIFGCIIEFTAVHITTKFHTADPEIQRSEKEKIKNLIKNIPKHHFLGSRHYNRPYQKKFKPIKMNTYKKVNNDNHILECISEGLEEGRKIENNDIKSGKIFKSFSRTDGGRFSIYNKNKENEKLLKAKRKTTEIISNEHNFIQSIEHFKSDSIGWRIYFWLLDHQKLGDPLGIHENSSSMIDTIARVLFPILFILSIMTYYQCYVNFPYHFDYENAMTLVQS; from the exons ATGATTACAAAtagtttaaatttaacatcTGTTCTAACTAACAATTATACACGAAATAAACTAACAAATCAAAATtctaattcattaaaaaaattaatatctaAACCGAAAccaaaattaatttcaaatGCTACAACTGTTacacaattattaaattctttattaaaaaattataataaacatttacATCCAAAATATggaagttttaaaaaaacaagaaTACATATTGATATATTTGTTAGGACTATGGGACCAATTTCTGAGATGACAGAT aattatgAATTTAATTGTTACTTTAGACAAACATGGAAagataaaagattaaaattttcaaatttacaatataaaacattatccCTGGCTAGTTCAATGTTAGATAAAATATGGATACCAAAAACTGTATTTTGGAATGGACAAAATTCATATTTACATACAATGACAACACCAAATAGATTGGTAAGACTATCATCTGATGGttcaatattatattcatCTAGACTTACAATTAAAGCAAAATGTTATATGAGTTTATATAGATTTCCACTAGATCGACAAGTatgtaaattaataattggAAGTTATGCTTATAATACCTCtgaaatgatatataaatggaaaaaaaatgatgaaacAAGAGGTGTTGAGTTTGATGTAGTTGCATTAAAAGAACTTCCACAATTTGAATTAACAggttttaaattatttaataattcaataACAAAAGATAACTCAAATTTTTCAATCCTAGaagtacaatttttttttacccgACATTTTggttattatataattaattattatataccaTGTTCATTAATTGTTCTCCTATTATGGGTTGCTTTATGGATAAATCGTGAGGCAACCGGTGATAGAATTGCCCTTGGTGCTACAAGTTTTTTAACAATGACACTTATATCATTAGATTATAAAAGTGATTCACCAAGAGTTAGTTTCCCAACAGgattagatatttttataacattatgTTATGGAGCAATATTTGGTTGTATAATTGAATTTACAGCTGTCCATATAACAACAAAATTTCATACAGCTGATCCAGAAATTCAAAGATctgaaaaagaaaagataaaaaatttaattaaaaatataccaaAACATCATTTTTTAGGTAGTAGACATTATAATAGAccatatcaaaaaaaatttaaaccaATCAAAATgaatacatataaaaaagttaataatgataatcaTATCCTTGAATGTATATCAGAGGGACTTGAGGAAGGAAGGAAAATTGagaataatgatataaaatctggtaaaatttttaaatcattctCCAGAACAGATGGTGGAAGAttttcaatttataataaaaataaagaaaatgaaaaattattgaagGCTAAAAGAAAGACAACTGAAATTATATCAAATgaacataattttattcaatcAATTGAACATTTTAAAAGTGATTCAATTGGATGGAGAATTTATTTTTGGCTTCTTGAtcat caaaAACTTGGTGATCCATTGGGAATTCATGAAAACTCTTCATCAATGATTGATACAATAGCAAGAGTATTATTTcctattttgtttatattatctATTATGACATACTATCAATGTTATGTAAACTTTCCATATCATTTTGATTATGAAAATGCAATGACATTAGTACAAAGCTAG